One Brassica napus cultivar Da-Ae chromosome C4, Da-Ae, whole genome shotgun sequence genomic region harbors:
- the LOC106424305 gene encoding serine carboxypeptidase-like 51: protein MKRSVAQMVILCLIVSCTIGEIKAVRSNSDGSEAWGYVEVRPKAHMFWWHYKSPYRVEDPSKPWPIILWLQGGPGASGVGIGNFQEVGPLDTFLKPRNSTWLKKADLLFVDSPVGTGYSFVEEKELYVKSDEEAAKDLTTLLQQLFNKNQILNHSPLYIVAESYGGKIAVKLGLSVINAVQSGKLKLHLGGVVLGDSWISPEDFVFSWGPLLNYVSRLDYNGMDLSNSLAEKIRKQLKNDENVEATETWMELESIISLHSNSVDFYNFMLDSGMDPLSLTTSEETRKENRILKKYSKYLNDLRSASTVDEGDLDTLMNGVIKKKLKIIPKDLVWGNNSGNVFSAMQADFMRPTIEGVDELLAKGIDVTIYNGQLDVICSTSGTEAWVRKLKWEGLQEFKKMEREPIYCENDRTTTRGFTKSFKNLHFYWILGAGHFVPVDEPCVALKMVGDTTKSPQL, encoded by the exons ATGAAGAGATCAGTTGCACAAATGGTGATTCTGTGTCTCATTGTGTCATGTACCATTGGAGAAATCAAAGCTGTAAGAAGCAACTCCGATGGATCCGAAGCTTGGGGATACGTCGAAGTTAGACCAA AAGCACACATGTTTTGGTGGCATTACAAAAGTCCGTATAGAGTTGAAGATCCTTCTAAGCCATGGCCTATTATCCTCTGGCTGCAAGGTGGACCT GGAGCTTCAGGAGTTGGAATAGGGAATTTTCAAGAGGTTGGTCCATTAGATACATTTCTCAAGCCCAGAAATTCTACTTGGTTGAAGAAAGCTGATCTCTTATTTGTG GATAGTCCAGTTGGGACAGGGTACAGTTTCGTAGAAGAGAAGGAATTGTATGTGAAAAGTGAtgaagaagcagccaaggaCTTGACCACACTCTTGCAACAACTCTTCAACAAAAATCAGATTCTGAACCATAGCCCTCTATACATTGTTGCTGAATCTTACGGAGGTAAAATCGCGGTTAAGCTCGGTTTATCCGTTATCAACGCGGTTCAATCTGGCAAACTGAAGCTTCATCTTGGAG GAGTAGTTTTGGGAGATAGTTGGATATCCCCTGAAGACTTTGTG TTTTCATGGGGACCTCTTCTCAACTATGTGTCAAGACTTGATTATAACGGGATGGATCTCTCTAATAG CTTAGCTGAGAAGATTAGAAAACAACTCAAGAATGATGAAAACGTTGAAGCCACGGAAACGTGGATGGAACTCGAATCCATTATTAGCCTCCACTCCAATTCCGTC gatttttacaattttatgttGGATTCTGGCATGGACCCTCTCTCGCTTACAACGagcgaagaaacaagaaaagaaaatagaataTTAAAGAAGTATTCGAAATATTTAAATGATTTGAGAAGTGCGAGTACCGTTGATGAAGGTGACCTTGATACATTGATGAATGGTGTTATCAAAAAGAAGCTCAAGATTATTCCTAAAGACCTCGT ATGGGGGAACAATTCGGGTAATGTGTTTTCAGCGATGCAAGCTGATTTTATGAGACCCACAATCGAAGGC GTCGATGAGCTTCTTGCCAAGGGAATAGATGTGACCATCTATAATGGACAA CTTGATGTTATCTGCTCAACAAGTGGAACTGAAGCATGGGTTCGCAAGCTCAA GTGGGAGGGGCTACAAGAGTTTAAGAAGATGGAAAGAGAGCCTATATACTGTGAAAATGATAGAACAACAACAAGAGGATTCACCAAATCATTCAAAAATCTCCATTTCTATTGGATTCTTGGAGCTGGTCATTTT GTACCAGTAGATGAACCATGCGTTGCATTAAAAATGGTTGGAGATACAACTAAATCACCACAGCTTTGA